A part of Olleya sp. Bg11-27 genomic DNA contains:
- a CDS encoding ankyrin repeat domain-containing protein: protein MKKIITVCILLLSISVSAQDNVFLSRGFWNPTITIDAVKAQIDAGNNPSELNDNNFDPVVYAILQSAPNEVLEYLVSLKGNDVNKLTHDGRTYIFWAAYAGNDKIMEYLISKGAKTDILDDHGLTALNFAANAGQTNTKVYDICIANGADLKNDVNHDGANALLLAAPNDIRLTGYFIYKGLSDKSVDNNGNGIFNYVAKTGNLELLKGLIKEGKKGTDQAFIFASQGTRGKTNGLEVYNYLESVGLNPKTKTAEGITPLHNVASRNKDLEVINYFIEKGNAVNDADKNGNTPFLNAARGNDVKIVTALLEQVKAIDYTNKKGQSALMLAIQNNSHEVVKLLLAKGAKTANVDSNGNNLAYYLIESYTPRDETNFKNKLQLLESNGFDFTTPQNNGNTLLHVALDKNDIDFLKQINQFEVDVNTVNKEGYTALHLAAMKGTNTTIIRYLLSIGADKTIKTSFDESVFDLASENEILMSNQVALDFLK, encoded by the coding sequence ATGAAAAAAATAATTACAGTTTGTATACTTCTATTAAGTATATCAGTCAGTGCACAAGATAATGTGTTTTTAAGTAGAGGGTTTTGGAATCCGACAATAACTATCGATGCGGTTAAAGCACAAATTGATGCCGGCAATAATCCATCCGAGTTAAATGATAATAATTTTGATCCTGTTGTGTATGCTATTTTGCAGTCGGCACCAAATGAGGTGTTAGAGTATCTAGTGTCTTTAAAAGGGAATGATGTTAACAAATTAACGCATGATGGACGTACGTATATTTTTTGGGCAGCGTATGCTGGTAACGATAAAATAATGGAATACTTAATTAGTAAAGGTGCTAAGACAGATATTTTGGATGATCACGGTTTAACCGCTTTAAATTTTGCTGCAAATGCAGGACAAACCAATACTAAAGTATATGACATTTGTATTGCAAATGGCGCTGACTTAAAAAACGATGTTAATCATGATGGTGCTAATGCTTTATTATTGGCAGCACCTAATGATATTAGGTTAACGGGCTATTTTATTTATAAAGGTTTAAGTGATAAAAGTGTTGATAATAACGGCAACGGAATTTTTAATTACGTGGCTAAAACTGGTAATTTAGAATTGCTTAAAGGACTAATTAAAGAGGGTAAAAAAGGAACCGATCAAGCGTTTATATTCGCGAGTCAGGGGACTAGAGGTAAAACGAATGGATTAGAGGTTTACAACTACTTAGAAAGTGTTGGTTTAAACCCAAAAACTAAAACAGCAGAGGGTATTACACCATTACATAATGTAGCTTCTAGAAATAAAGACTTAGAGGTTATTAATTATTTTATTGAAAAAGGTAATGCTGTAAACGACGCAGATAAAAATGGAAACACACCATTTTTAAATGCAGCACGAGGTAATGATGTTAAAATTGTTACAGCACTTTTAGAACAAGTAAAAGCTATTGACTATACCAATAAAAAAGGACAGTCTGCATTAATGTTAGCGATTCAAAATAATAGTCATGAGGTTGTAAAATTATTATTAGCGAAAGGCGCAAAGACAGCTAATGTTGATAGTAATGGTAATAATTTAGCGTATTATTTAATCGAATCTTATACACCTAGAGATGAGACTAATTTTAAAAACAAATTACAACTTTTAGAAAGTAATGGGTTTGATTTTACAACACCTCAAAACAATGGAAATACGTTACTTCATGTCGCTTTAGATAAAAACGATATTGACTTTTTAAAACAAATCAATCAATTTGAGGTTGATGTAAATACGGTTAACAAAGAAGGTTACACAGCTTTACATTTAGCAGCAATGAAAGGGACTAATACTACAATTATTAGATATTTATTGTCAATCGGAGCAGATAAAACAATTAAGACTAGCTTTGATGAGAGTGTTTTTGATTTAGCATCAGAAAACGAAATTTTAATGAGTAATCAAGTCGCTTTAGATTTTTTAAAATAG
- a CDS encoding DUF6607 family protein: protein MKQLAVLPVLLLAFSVSLHAQNKKKQDQNAIKNMCGCYEVTFNFTETFNYSKDSLYKPSETKIASGLEWAQLVEDSDDEIVIQHLLQVGTPESLYIVKHWRQDWLFENTDFYMFNGDNQWTYVSKPKKEVKNQWTQKVYQVDDSPRYEGSATWVHVDGKSFWENTTTAPLPRREYTKRSDYNITLRGNRHQTTDYGWVHDQDNEKIIRENGEEDVILAKEKGYNTYVKVDDNKCQAAQDWWKEGQEKWAKVRTKWASVFARHQDLALEPKVDNKVLFKYLFDDENYSTSEQIDPIIERFIKK, encoded by the coding sequence ATGAAGCAATTAGCAGTTTTACCAGTATTACTTTTAGCATTTTCTGTATCGTTACATGCGCAAAACAAGAAGAAACAAGATCAAAACGCCATAAAAAACATGTGTGGTTGTTATGAGGTGACGTTCAATTTTACAGAGACGTTTAACTATAGCAAAGATTCCTTGTATAAACCATCAGAAACTAAGATTGCTTCAGGTTTGGAATGGGCGCAATTGGTAGAGGATAGTGATGATGAAATTGTAATTCAGCATTTATTACAAGTGGGAACTCCTGAATCACTTTATATTGTAAAGCATTGGCGACAAGATTGGTTGTTTGAAAACACAGATTTTTATATGTTTAATGGCGACAACCAATGGACGTATGTGTCAAAACCAAAAAAAGAGGTAAAAAACCAATGGACGCAAAAAGTATATCAGGTGGATGATAGTCCGCGTTACGAAGGGTCTGCAACTTGGGTACATGTCGATGGTAAAAGCTTTTGGGAAAATACAACAACAGCACCTTTACCAAGACGAGAATATACTAAAAGAAGTGATTATAACATCACTTTAAGAGGTAATAGACACCAAACAACAGACTATGGTTGGGTACATGATCAAGACAATGAGAAAATTATTAGAGAAAATGGAGAAGAAGATGTTATTTTAGCCAAAGAGAAAGGATATAATACGTATGTTAAGGTTGATGACAATAAATGTCAAGCGGCGCAAGACTGGTGGAAAGAAGGACAAGAAAAATGGGCTAAAGTCCGTACTAAATGGGCGTCTGTTTTTGCAAGACATCAAGATTTAGCTTTAGAACCAAAAGTGGATAATAAAGTATTATTCAAATATTTATTTGATGACGAAAATTACTCGACATCAGAGCAAATAGATCCTATAATTGAACGTTTTATTAAAAAGTAA
- a CDS encoding DUF2271 domain-containing protein, with product MKNIKLIFSLTVLCISLFSFTNLTTSSKYKCMVQMTNYSGEGAYVAISLINPDGDYEKTLYVQGDDEEWYHDITEWWKFQGKVRADIDALTGATISGGERAISVIQIEDSKIDTGYSIRFESAVEDQEYYTKDVEFVLTSESVKSKTEGTGFIRYVRLMPN from the coding sequence ATGAAAAACATTAAACTAATTTTTAGCCTAACAGTCCTTTGTATCAGTTTGTTTTCTTTTACAAACCTTACAACGTCATCCAAGTATAAATGTATGGTGCAGATGACTAATTACAGCGGAGAAGGCGCTTATGTCGCTATTTCATTAATTAATCCTGATGGCGACTACGAAAAAACGTTATACGTCCAAGGTGATGATGAAGAGTGGTATCATGACATCACAGAATGGTGGAAATTTCAAGGTAAAGTAAGAGCCGATATTGACGCTTTAACTGGCGCTACTATTTCTGGAGGAGAACGCGCTATAAGCGTCATTCAAATTGAAGATTCTAAAATTGATACAGGCTATAGTATTCGCTTTGAATCTGCAGTAGAGGATCAAGAATATTACACTAAAGATGTAGAGTTTGTACTAACATCAGAAAGCGTAAAAAGTAAAACAGAAGGGACCGGATTTATACGTTACGTGCGTTTAATGCCAAATTAA